The Acidovorax sp. RAC01 genomic sequence CTGCAGTTGTCGCCTGCGGGGACGGTGCTGCAGCGCATTGCGGTGCCGGTGCAGTGCCCGACGATGGTGTGTTTTGGGGGGGAGGATTTGCGGACGCTGTATGTCACGTCGGCGCGCAAGGGGAGGCCAGCGGAAGAGCAGGAGGCAGAGGTACCGGCGGGGTCGCTGTTCAGCGTGGGGGTGGAGACTCGTGGACTGCCGGTGAATTCGTTTAATTGCTGAGGACGCTCGGCCGTTCAGGGCGCTTGCCGAAGCCTGGTTTCCCCGAAGATTGCCCCCTGTCACCTACGCCGATGCTCACGCTGGAAAAACTACGCTTCACTGAGGTAGCCACTTTCAATTTGCTGCTTCTGATTATCAAAAACGGCCATGGCAGTTTTCATTCGCAAGAAGCCAAACTTTCTATAGAAAGGCTCTTTGCCAGGCACTGCATACAGGATGATTTTCTTGTGTCCGGATGACATTCCCATCAAGGTGCTGACAACCTGTTTACCAAGGCCTGTACCTTGATGGCCGGGCGATACCGCAATGTCGCAGAGGTACGAGCAATCAGCACCATCTGCGAGCGCACGTCCCACCGCTACGAGCTTCTCATTCTCGTAGACGAAACACTTGAACATGCTGTTTGAGAAGACCTTCTGCAGATGAAGCGGGCTCTTCTCGCCCAGAGGAGCAGCTCGATAAAGGGCAGAAAGCTCGTCCCAGTCGATCCCATCCGTAGAGTGTTTCCATTCGAATGACACTTATGACTCCCTGGTCCGCAGCTGGCCAAAAGCAGTCATTCTTACTCACACTAGACCACCACCCCCAGGACGTCATAACACGCCCCCATGTTGTGATAGTCCACCTTCCCCGCATTGCTTTTCTCCCGGGTGGTGTTGCGGTTGTCGCGGTGCAGGATGCGAAACCACGCGCCGTGTTCGTGGTCCACAAAATGCGCCCAGCAGTAAGCCCAGATGCGGTCGTACCACTGCCAGTAGCGCGCGTCGCCCGTGCGCACCGCCAGCACCGCAGCGGCGGCCATGCTTTCGGCCTGCACCCAGTGGTATTTACCGTCGTCGCAGATGCTGCCGTCGGGCGCCATGCCGTAGTAGATGCCGCCATGCTCGGCATCCCAGCCTTTGTCCATGGCATCGTTGAACAGGCGTTCCGCACACGGCAAATGCCAGTCCGCGGGGTGCAGCGCATCGAGTTGCAGCAGCAGCTTGGCCCATTCGGTCTGGTGGCCGACCTGGTAGCCCCAGGGGCGGAAGATGTTGGTGCGGTCGTGGCGGTTGTAGTCCCAGTCCACCGACCAGTCGGCGTTGAAATGCTCCCACACCCAGCCCTCGGCGGCCGGGGCGCTGGCGCGGCCTGACAAGGCGGCCTGGCGCTGGCAGATGCCTTGCGCCAGTTGCTCGGCGCGCTCGATGTAGCGGCGCTCGCCGGTGGCGCGGTAGGCCGAAATCATGGCCTCGCAGGCGTGCATGTTGGCGTTCTGGCCGCGGTAGGCGGTGAGCTGCCAGTCGGGGCTAGCCTCGTCGGCGTACAAGCCCACGTCGGGTTGCCAGAAATGCTGCTCGGCAGTGTCGAAGGCCTGGCTCAGCCACTCGCGGGCTTCGGGCACGCCGGCTTCGAATGCGCGGGCATAGGCCAGCATCACAAACGCCATACCGTAGCAGTGGCGCGTGGCGTCCAGCACCCGGAGCTGGCCCTCGTGCCAGTCGATGAGCCAAGCGTAGCCGCCGGTGGTGGGGTCGAGGAAGGCGGTGCGCAGAAACTGCAGCGCATGCAGCATGCCGGTGCGATAACGCTCGTCATCGGTGGTGCGCAGCAGCATGGCGTGCGTGACCACGTAGCGCGTAGCGCTGACCAGGTGGCGCGTGCGCGCGTCGGTCACGGTGCCGTCGTCCAGAAAGAACTGGTACATGCCGCCGCTGGGGTCGGTGGCCGTGCGGTCGTAGAACGCCATGGTCTCGCGCAGGTGGGTGCGCAGGAAATCGGGCGAGCGGAAATCGGGCAAGGGCGGGGGCATGGGGGAAGTCTCCTGGTACGGATTCATGGGCGATCCGTTTGATCGGTGAGGGCCGACAGAGCGGCTTTAACGGGGCTGTTGGCGATTTTTGCGGCGCTTCGACAAGCTCAGCGTGAACGGGTTTGGGGTACAGGCTCAGCCTGAACGGCCTGGGGGTGATTGGCGCAAAGAAGAGGCACACGCGTTCATGATCCGTTGCCGCAAAGCAGCAGGTCATTTCCCCCTCCCTACAGCAGGTCAGCCACGGCTGCGGATCAAACCCAGCAGCCCGGCGGTCGAAGCATCCAGCCCCGCCACATCGCCAGTGCCCAGCCGCGCCTCGATGTCTTTGGCCAGCACCTTGCCCAGCTCCACCCCCCACTGGTCAAAGCTGTTGATGCCCCACAGGCTGCCACTGACAAACACGCGGTGCTCCTGCAGCGCAATCACTGCGCCCAGCGATGCGGGGGTGAGCGCGTCCAGCAGCAAAAACGTGCTGGGCCGGTTGCCCGGGAAGTGGCGGTGCCCGTCGGAATCGCTGGCCTTGCCCACCATCAGCGCCTGGGCCTGCGCCAGGGCATTGGCCAGCAGCTTGCCCTGGTGGCCGGGCAGCGGGTGTGTGGGCTGGCGCACGGCGATGAATTCGAGCGGCACCACGTCGGTGCCCTGGTGCAGCATCTGAAAGAACGCGTGCTGGCCGTTGGTGCCGGGCTCGCCCCACAGCACGGGCGAGGTGGCGTAGGGCAGCATGCGGCCGTCCTGCGCTACGCGCTTGCCATTGCTTTCCATCTCCAGCTGCTGCAGGTAGGCCGGCAGGCGCCGCAGAGCCGCGTGGTACGGCGCGATGCAGCGGCTGGCAAAGCCGTGGAAGTTGCGGTACCACACGTCCAGCAGGCCCATGCGCACGGGCAGGTTCTGCGCCAGGGGGGCGGTGCGAAAGTGCTCGTCCATCGCGTGCGCACCGGCAAGGAACTCGCGGAAGCGCGCAGCGCCAATCGAGATGGCCAGCGGCAGGCCAATGGCAGACCACAGCGAATAGCGCCCGCCCACCCAGTCCCAGAAGCCGAAGGTGGTGTGGATGCCCATCTGCCGCGCCGCGTCCACATTGGTGGTGAGCGCTGCAAAGTGGCGGGCCACGTCGGTGCCGCCCTGCGCGTCAAACCATGCGCGCGCAGAGGCGGCGTTGGTCATGGTTTCGGCGGTGGTGAAGGTCTTGGATGCAATGAGGAACAGCGTGCCGTGCGGCTTAAGGCCCTGCAACACGCTGTGCAGCTCGTGCCCGTCCACGTTCGACACAAAGTGCATGCGCTTGCCAGCGGCGCGGAATTCTTCGAGCGCCAGCACGGCCATGTGCGGGCCCAGGTCAGACCCGCCGATCCCGATGTTCACGATGTCGGTGATGGCGTCATCGGCACGCACCGCATCGGCATAGGCCAGCATGGCGTCGAGCGTGCCGTGCACCTGGGCCAGTTGCCCGGCCACTTCCGGGCCATCGCCCGGCAAGGCCAGCCCGGAGGGGCGGCGCAGCAGCGTGTGCAGCACCGCGCGGCCTTCGGTGTTGTTGATGGGCTGGCCGCTGAACATCGCGTCGCGGTGCTGTGCCAGGCCGCAGGCCTGCGCCATGTCCAGCAGCAGGGCCTCGGTCGTGCGGTCCCACAGGTTCTTCGACAGGTCTGCAAACACGTGCGGCGCCTGCTGGCTGAAATGCGAAAACCGCCGGGCGTCGGCAGCGAAGGCTTCGCGCAGGTCGAACTGGCGGCCTCGCCGGGCAAGGACGGCCGCAAGCTCGGGCCATTGGGGAGACTGGTCGCAACGGAGGTACATGGCGGATACGGAATCTTCAGAACGGGCGCATGGTAACTTGATTACACGATTTGACAAGCATTCAGGGCTCGAAAAATGTCAAAAAGCGTTCTTCAGCGCTATGACTACACAATTTCATGTAACGTGATTACAATTTCCAGCCTCACACCACACCAAGCCATTCCGAGTTGGAGATCCCATGAGTTTTGACCTTGTCCTGTTTGGCGGAACCGGCGACCTGGCCTGGCGCAAGCTGATGCCTGCGCTGTTCCAGGCCTTCCGCCACGGGACTTTGCCCACGGGGGGCCGCATCATTGCGGTGGCCCGCGACGACCTGAGCGACGAACAATACCGCAGCCTGATCAAGTCGCGCTTTGATGGTGTGGACCTGGCCAAGCGCCCTGCCCCCGAAGAGTTCGAGCAGTTTGCCGCACTCCTGCACTATCTGCGCATGGACCTGTCGCAAACGCAGGACTACGAGCGGCTCGCCGCCATGCTGAAGGAGCGCGCGGCCGAGTCGGTGGTGATGTATGTGGCCACCGCGCCGAGCCTGTTCACCAACGTGTGCGAGCAGATCGCCGCCGTGGGCCTGAACGGCCCCACCACGCGCGTGGTGCTGGAGAAGCCGCTGGGCCACGACCTCAAATCCAACCAGGCCATCAACGAGACATTGCGCCGCGTCCTCAAGGAAGAGCAGGTGTTCCGCATCGACCACTACCTGGGCAAGCCCTCGGTGCAAAACCTGTTTGCCATGCGCTTTGGCAACGCGCTGTTCGAGCCACTGTGGCGGCGCGAGCACATTGCCAACATCCAGATCACCATTGCCGAGGAACTGGGCGTGGAGTCGCGCGGGGCCTTCTACGACCAGACCGGCGCGCTGCGCGACATGGTGCAGAACCATGCGCTGCAGCTGCTGTGCGCGATCGGCATGGAGCCGCCCATCAACTCGGGCGCCAATGCCATCCGCGATGAAAAGCTCAAGGTGCTGCAGTCGCTCAAGCCCTGGAGCATGGAAACCATTGGCCAGCATGTGATCCGCGGGCAGTACGCGGCTGGCAATGTGCACGGCCAGCAGGTGCCGGGCTACGCGCAGGAAAAGGGCGTGGCCGCCGGCAGCACCACCGAGACCTTTGTGGCGCTGCGCACCGAGATCAGCAACTGGCGTTGGGCGGGCGTGCCGTTCTACATCCGCACCGGCAAACGGCTGGCGGGACGCGATGCGCACATCGTCGTCAACTTCAAGCCCGTGCCCCACCCGATCTTCAAGACGGCCGCGGGCGCGGCCAACCGCCTGGTGATCAACCTGCAGCCCAAGGACGGGCTGGAACTGCACCTGATGGCCCAGGGCGCGGCACAGCACCAGACGGAGCCTGCCCTGTCGCAGGTGCACCTGAACCTGGACTTCGACCAGCGCTTTGGCGCCGAGCGCGTGGGCGCGTACGAGCGCCTGCTGCTCGACGTGATTGCCGGCCGCCTGAACCTGTTTGTGCGCAGCGACGAACAGGAAGAAGCCTGGCGCTGGGTGGAACCCATCCTGCAGTACTGGAAGAACGACCCTGCAGGCCCGCGCCCGTATGCACCGGGCACCTGGGGGCCGAGCGCTGCGAGCGCGATGATTGCGCGTGACGGGCATTGCTGGAGCGAGGAGATGTAAGCTGCGCGCTGGCTTGCCCACGGGGTTACGGATTCCCTTCGTGCCGCTCGGCAAATGTACCCCCGTCCATGGACGATGCTGAAGAAACGCCGGATGCCCCATCTGTACTCCCCTGTCGTGGACGGCTTCTCCCGAAGCGCTGGCGCTGTGCTCTATGCGGAGCAGCAGCCCCCGCTTGACCTGGCAGATGTGGTGCATGTGTTCTGGCAGTTGCGCACCGTGGTTCCACTTTCTTCCGACTTTCAATATCACGCGGTGCCAGACGCTTGTGTGAACTTGTTGTTCAACCAAATGGACCTCGCGGTCGCCGGGATCACAGCCTTACACACGCAGGCCACCACGCTGAATCTGGGAACCGTCTTTCATTACGTAGGGGTCCAGTTGTTTCCAGGCGTGTGGCGGGGCAACCGGAAAGAAATCCAGGACCGATACGTGGGCAACGCCTATGAGGGTGCACTGCCCTTGGTGCACACCAACCACCAACTGGCGGGGCTGAACTTCGACGCGATGGCTCCGGTGCTGGCGGATCTGGTACGGTGGTGCGTGACGCATGGTCAGGTGCGTGGGGATCCGCTCACGGCAGCGATCCTGTCGCGGCTCGATGCCATCCGTACCGTGGCCGATATGGCTGCGCTAGCGGGCCTGTCGACCCGGCAACTGCAGCGCAAGTTGCGGGAAACCACGGGATTCTCACCGCACGATCTGCTCAAGGTACTGCGATTGCAGCAGTCCTTCCGTCGTCATTACCTCGACTTGTACGCAGACCAGTCCCACTTTACGAGTGCATTTCGGCAGGCCCTCGGCTACACGCCTGGCCAGTACCGCAAGGCGTTCGATGTCCGATTTCTACAAGACGACACGGAGGTCGGTGGATAACCTCGCAGCCTACTTTTCACTGAGGAGCATGCGATGCACAAACCCAACGCCATCGGCTGGTTCGATCTCTATGTGGACGATCTGGACCGCGCCACCACCTTCTACGAAAACGTCTTTCAGCGCAGACTCGCGCCCATAGGTGACCCGACCGGGGAAACCGTGATGCACAGCTTCCCAGCCGACATGGCGGCCTATGGTGCGGGGGGGGCGTTGGTGCACTCGCCGTATGGTCGCCCTGGACCGGGGGGAACCATGGTTTATTTCAGTGTCGACGACTGCGCGGTGGAGTCTGCCCGCGTGACAGCCGCGGGTGGGCGCCTGCTGCGCCCCAAGTTTTCCATCGGCGAGTTCGGCTGGGTCGCGCTGTGTGCTGACACCGAAGGCAACCTGTTTGGGCTGAGCTCGATGCGCTGAGGCCCGGCGGCCTGCGCTGCGGCCACTGCGACTGCCCCGGGAGATGGTCACGCACCCTTGCACATGTCAAGTCCAGGGGCCCAATTCGGCAAGCTCACGGCAAGCACTCCACCAGTTCGATGGGTAGGCCGTCGGGATCTGCGATGAAGGTGAAGCGCGCCCCGGTGAAGGGATCAATCCGCACCGGTTCTGCCGTCACGCCGTGGGCTGCCAGGGCAGCGAGGCTGGCATCCATGTCGTCCACGCGCAGCGCCAGGTGGCGCAGGCCGCGGGCTTCGGGGTACGACGGCCGCGGTGGTGGGCTGGGGAACGAAAACAGCTCCACCTGCGTGCCGTCGGGCAGCGCCAGGTCGAGCTTGTGTGACTGCCGTTCGGCGCGGAATACCTCATGCACCACGCGCAGGCCCAGCACCTCGGTGTAGAAGCGGCGCGAACGCGCGTAGTCGCCCGCGATGATGGCTACATGGTGGATGCCGCCCAGTTGCAGCGCGGGCGGCTGTGGCAGACCGGCGCTGGTCATGGGGCCGAGCCGGCGATGTCGAGCGCGCGGGATGCGCCGTAGAGCGCGGGGGTGGCGCCGGGGTCGATCACCCATACCGGAATGGAAGCCAGGTACGGCTGGAACCGCCCCTTGGCCTCGAACCGCGCACGAAACGACGACTGGTCGAACCACGTGCCCAGGCGCGGCACGATGCCGCCGCCCAGGTACACGCCCCCGCGCGCACCCAGCGTGAGCGCCAGGTTGCCGGCTACGCTGCCCAGAAAGCCGCAGAACAGGTCCAATGCCTCCAGCGCCAGCGCGTCGTTGGCCTGCAGGGCCAGCTCGGTCACCTGCGCGGCCGAGCTCACTTCTTTACCGCCGCGCTGGGCCAGGCGGCGCAGTGCGTGGTACAGGTCCACCAGCCCCGCGCCACACACCGCCCGCTCGGCCGAGACGTGACCATAGCGCTCCTGCAGGATGGCCAGCACATCAAACTCGCGTTGCGTCTGCGCGGCCAGCGTGACGTGGCCACCTTCGCCCGACAGCGGCACGCCCGCCGACGACGCGGGCGGGAACACCAGGCCGGATACGCCCAGCCCGGTACCGGGGCCCACCAGCGCAATCGCCGCGCCGGGCACGGCCTCGCCGCCGCCCACGGGGCGCAGCAGGTCGGGCGTGAGCAGGGGCAGCGCCAGGGCCAGTGCGGTGAAGTCATTGATGACCACCAGGCGCTCAAAGCCAAAGGCCTCGCGCACGGCGCGCTGCGAGAAGCTCCAGCTGTGGTTGGTCATGCGGATAGCGTCGCCCGTGACCGGGTTGGCAATGCCGAAGGCGGCTTCTCGCGGGGTGGCGATGCCTACCTCGTGCAGGTAGGCCTGGAGGGCGGCGTCCACCGTGGGGTACTGGGCGCAGGGCAGCACGCGGGTGTCGTGCAGCGGGCCGTCGGGCGCGGCCTGCCAGGCCAGGCGGATGTTGGTGCCGCCGATGTCGGCCAGCAGGCGCAGGGGGAGTGAAGGGGACATGGTGGGCAAGAGCTTCTGGGGGCTTCGCTCAAATGCTATATTTTTAATAGCTATTAGGGCAATATGGACAAGCGTTGGCGGCCATTTTCTCCTGAAATCTGGCTTGTGACGGTAACCAAACGCGAGTGCGGCGGTACCCACGGACCCGTGGCAGCGCGCGGGACCAGCGCACTTGCAGCGCCGTGCCGGCACGCGCCCGCCTTGCCGGGCGGGCGGTGCGATCCCTCGGTGGCGCCAGGCGGCTCAGGCGACGCGTGCCTCGGTCTTGGCGTCGAACCAGTGCGCGTGCGCAGGGGCCACGCTCAGGCCCACGCGGTCGCCGGGCCGCACGCGGGTCTGGGCATCCGTGCGCAGGGTGACGTTGCCGGCGGCGGTGTCCACCACCACATAGGTATCGGGCCCCGTGGGTTCCACCACGCTGACCTCGCCGCGCCACGGGGCGGCGTCGTCCAGCACCAGATGCTCGGGCCGCACGCCCAGCATCATCTCGGCGCTGCCCTGCTGGGGCGCGGCCAGGTTCAGCGCTGCACCCTGGAGACCGAACTGCCCCGCCTGCGATGTTCCACGCAGCAGGTTCATGGTGGGCGAGCCGATGAAGGTGGCCACATAGGTGTTGGCCGGGCGGTTGTAGATTTCGTCGGGCGTGCCGAGCTGCTGCACCACGCCGCCCTTCATCACGGCGATGCGCGAGCCCAGCGTCATGGCCTCGACCTGGTCGTGCGTGACGTACACGCTGGTGATGCCGCTGGCCTGGTGCAGGCGCTTGATCTCGGCGCGCATTTCCACGCGCAGCTTGGCGTCCAGGTTGGACAGCGGCTCGTCAAACAGAAACAGCTGCGGCTGGCGCGCCAGCGCCCGCCCCATGGCCACGCGCTGGCGCTGCCCGCCCGAAAGCTGGCTGGGCCGGCGGTCCAGCAGGTGGCTGATCTGCAGCATGGCGGCCACTTCGTCGATGCGCTTTTGCCGCTCGGGCTTGGGCATCTTGCGCATCTCTAACGCGAAGCCGATGTTGTCGGCCACGCTGAGCGTGGGGTACAGCGCGTAGCTCTGGAACACCATGGCGATGTCGCGGTCGCGCGGCGGCATGCCCACCACGTTCTTGCCGCCGATGCGGATCTCGCCTTCGGTGGGCTCATCGAGCCCCGCAATGATGTTGAGCAGCGTGGACTTGCCGCAGCCCGAGGGGCCCACCAGGATGAGGAATTCGCCGGGGGCGACGTGGATGTCTACCTTGCGCAGCACTTCCACGCTCTTGTCGCCCTTGCCGAAGCGCTTGTTGATGCCTGCGATGTCGAGTGATGACGCCATGATCTTTCCCTTACCCTCTTAACCTTTGACTGCGCCAGCGGTGAGGCCGCGCACAAAAAACTTGCCTGCCAGCACATAGATCACCATCGTGGGCAGGCCCGCGATGATGGCGGCGGCCATGTCCACGTTGTAGGCCTTCACGCTGCTGGAGGTGTTGGCCAGGTTGTTCAGGCCCACGGTCACGGGCTTGGATTCGGTGCCCGAGAACACCACGCCGAACAGGAAGTCGTTCCAGATGTTGGTGAACTGCCAGATCAGCGTGACCATGATGATGGGCGTGGACAGCGGCAGCACGATGCGCCAGAAAATCTGGAAGAAGCTGGC encodes the following:
- the zwf gene encoding glucose-6-phosphate dehydrogenase, which translates into the protein MSFDLVLFGGTGDLAWRKLMPALFQAFRHGTLPTGGRIIAVARDDLSDEQYRSLIKSRFDGVDLAKRPAPEEFEQFAALLHYLRMDLSQTQDYERLAAMLKERAAESVVMYVATAPSLFTNVCEQIAAVGLNGPTTRVVLEKPLGHDLKSNQAINETLRRVLKEEQVFRIDHYLGKPSVQNLFAMRFGNALFEPLWRREHIANIQITIAEELGVESRGAFYDQTGALRDMVQNHALQLLCAIGMEPPINSGANAIRDEKLKVLQSLKPWSMETIGQHVIRGQYAAGNVHGQQVPGYAQEKGVAAGSTTETFVALRTEISNWRWAGVPFYIRTGKRLAGRDAHIVVNFKPVPHPIFKTAAGAANRLVINLQPKDGLELHLMAQGAAQHQTEPALSQVHLNLDFDQRFGAERVGAYERLLLDVIAGRLNLFVRSDEQEEAWRWVEPILQYWKNDPAGPRPYAPGTWGPSAASAMIARDGHCWSEEM
- a CDS encoding helix-turn-helix domain-containing protein; the encoded protein is MLKKRRMPHLYSPVVDGFSRSAGAVLYAEQQPPLDLADVVHVFWQLRTVVPLSSDFQYHAVPDACVNLLFNQMDLAVAGITALHTQATTLNLGTVFHYVGVQLFPGVWRGNRKEIQDRYVGNAYEGALPLVHTNHQLAGLNFDAMAPVLADLVRWCVTHGQVRGDPLTAAILSRLDAIRTVADMAALAGLSTRQLQRKLRETTGFSPHDLLKVLRLQQSFRRHYLDLYADQSHFTSAFRQALGYTPGQYRKAFDVRFLQDDTEVGG
- the glk gene encoding glucokinase; the encoded protein is MSPSLPLRLLADIGGTNIRLAWQAAPDGPLHDTRVLPCAQYPTVDAALQAYLHEVGIATPREAAFGIANPVTGDAIRMTNHSWSFSQRAVREAFGFERLVVINDFTALALALPLLTPDLLRPVGGGEAVPGAAIALVGPGTGLGVSGLVFPPASSAGVPLSGEGGHVTLAAQTQREFDVLAILQERYGHVSAERAVCGAGLVDLYHALRRLAQRGGKEVSSAAQVTELALQANDALALEALDLFCGFLGSVAGNLALTLGARGGVYLGGGIVPRLGTWFDQSSFRARFEAKGRFQPYLASIPVWVIDPGATPALYGASRALDIAGSAP
- a CDS encoding AGE family epimerase/isomerase, whose product is MNPYQETSPMPPPLPDFRSPDFLRTHLRETMAFYDRTATDPSGGMYQFFLDDGTVTDARTRHLVSATRYVVTHAMLLRTTDDERYRTGMLHALQFLRTAFLDPTTGGYAWLIDWHEGQLRVLDATRHCYGMAFVMLAYARAFEAGVPEAREWLSQAFDTAEQHFWQPDVGLYADEASPDWQLTAYRGQNANMHACEAMISAYRATGERRYIERAEQLAQGICQRQAALSGRASAPAAEGWVWEHFNADWSVDWDYNRHDRTNIFRPWGYQVGHQTEWAKLLLQLDALHPADWHLPCAERLFNDAMDKGWDAEHGGIYYGMAPDGSICDDGKYHWVQAESMAAAAVLAVRTGDARYWQWYDRIWAYCWAHFVDHEHGAWFRILHRDNRNTTREKSNAGKVDYHNMGACYDVLGVVV
- the gloA2 gene encoding SMU1112c/YaeR family gloxylase I-like metalloprotein, which codes for MTSAGLPQPPALQLGGIHHVAIIAGDYARSRRFYTEVLGLRVVHEVFRAERQSHKLDLALPDGTQVELFSFPSPPPRPSYPEARGLRHLALRVDDMDASLAALAAHGVTAEPVRIDPFTGARFTFIADPDGLPIELVECLP
- the pgi gene encoding glucose-6-phosphate isomerase, yielding MYLRCDQSPQWPELAAVLARRGRQFDLREAFAADARRFSHFSQQAPHVFADLSKNLWDRTTEALLLDMAQACGLAQHRDAMFSGQPINNTEGRAVLHTLLRRPSGLALPGDGPEVAGQLAQVHGTLDAMLAYADAVRADDAITDIVNIGIGGSDLGPHMAVLALEEFRAAGKRMHFVSNVDGHELHSVLQGLKPHGTLFLIASKTFTTAETMTNAASARAWFDAQGGTDVARHFAALTTNVDAARQMGIHTTFGFWDWVGGRYSLWSAIGLPLAISIGAARFREFLAGAHAMDEHFRTAPLAQNLPVRMGLLDVWYRNFHGFASRCIAPYHAALRRLPAYLQQLEMESNGKRVAQDGRMLPYATSPVLWGEPGTNGQHAFFQMLHQGTDVVPLEFIAVRQPTHPLPGHQGKLLANALAQAQALMVGKASDSDGHRHFPGNRPSTFLLLDALTPASLGAVIALQEHRVFVSGSLWGINSFDQWGVELGKVLAKDIEARLGTGDVAGLDASTAGLLGLIRSRG
- a CDS encoding VOC family protein, with the protein product MHKPNAIGWFDLYVDDLDRATTFYENVFQRRLAPIGDPTGETVMHSFPADMAAYGAGGALVHSPYGRPGPGGTMVYFSVDDCAVESARVTAAGGRLLRPKFSIGEFGWVALCADTEGNLFGLSSMR
- a CDS encoding GNAT family N-acetyltransferase — its product is MSFEWKHSTDGIDWDELSALYRAAPLGEKSPLHLQKVFSNSMFKCFVYENEKLVAVGRALADGADCSYLCDIAVSPGHQGTGLGKQVVSTLMGMSSGHKKIILYAVPGKEPFYRKFGFLRMKTAMAVFDNQKQQIESGYLSEA
- a CDS encoding ABC transporter ATP-binding protein, which translates into the protein MASSLDIAGINKRFGKGDKSVEVLRKVDIHVAPGEFLILVGPSGCGKSTLLNIIAGLDEPTEGEIRIGGKNVVGMPPRDRDIAMVFQSYALYPTLSVADNIGFALEMRKMPKPERQKRIDEVAAMLQISHLLDRRPSQLSGGQRQRVAMGRALARQPQLFLFDEPLSNLDAKLRVEMRAEIKRLHQASGITSVYVTHDQVEAMTLGSRIAVMKGGVVQQLGTPDEIYNRPANTYVATFIGSPTMNLLRGTSQAGQFGLQGAALNLAAPQQGSAEMMLGVRPEHLVLDDAAPWRGEVSVVEPTGPDTYVVVDTAAGNVTLRTDAQTRVRPGDRVGLSVAPAHAHWFDAKTEARVA